From one Geoalkalibacter halelectricus genomic stretch:
- a CDS encoding carbon-nitrogen hydrolase family protein, protein MHLVSITAVLASAALGVLAWGSPAPGWVQAAAILMPVLWASASNRWIAGLIVMAYTTAASRGLIPGIAEFFGTNLVHGLALWLAAGLFTGLAGWACWHRSAIGRVLLLPVLLVALIVPPAGLVGWAHPITAAGWIFPGTAWLGLAATAALAMLLAWRSPLFNALVAFLPILAVSATLSAPAEIPASWEGHNTAFRFGVGSLNERDPMREIRRHWAMQSQVAEATGPVHVLPETVGGRWNNQASADWQRLLADMPGHTVLMGAYEPLPGGDYNNALVEITAEGSRIAYRQRTPIPVGMWRPWDDASAVPQWISQPGTVAVAGRQAAVLVCYEALLVWPVLHSVLDQPELFVSIASTWWAPESIHRSQRHAMQSWARLFQIPLVEAYNL, encoded by the coding sequence ATGCACCTGGTCAGCATCACCGCCGTTCTGGCATCCGCCGCCCTTGGCGTTTTGGCATGGGGCAGCCCGGCACCTGGTTGGGTGCAGGCGGCCGCCATCCTGATGCCGGTACTTTGGGCCTCAGCCAGTAACCGCTGGATTGCTGGCCTGATAGTCATGGCATACACCACCGCAGCAAGCCGGGGCTTGATCCCCGGCATTGCGGAGTTCTTCGGCACTAACCTGGTTCATGGTCTGGCCCTATGGCTGGCAGCCGGGTTGTTCACTGGCCTGGCAGGCTGGGCCTGCTGGCACAGATCCGCCATTGGCCGGGTGCTGCTGCTGCCGGTTCTATTGGTGGCCTTGATTGTTCCGCCTGCTGGCCTGGTGGGATGGGCACACCCGATCACCGCCGCAGGCTGGATTTTCCCAGGCACGGCCTGGCTGGGACTGGCAGCTACTGCCGCCCTTGCCATGCTGCTGGCCTGGCGTTCACCGCTGTTCAATGCCCTGGTGGCCTTCCTGCCCATTCTGGCCGTGTCTGCCACCCTTTCGGCCCCGGCAGAGATCCCGGCGAGCTGGGAAGGGCACAACACCGCTTTCCGTTTTGGCGTTGGTTCGCTCAATGAGCGCGACCCCATGCGAGAGATCCGCCGCCATTGGGCCATGCAATCCCAAGTAGCCGAGGCGACAGGCCCGGTTCACGTTCTGCCGGAAACCGTAGGCGGACGATGGAATAACCAGGCAAGCGCCGACTGGCAGCGCCTGCTGGCTGATATGCCTGGCCATACCGTGCTGATGGGTGCCTATGAGCCTTTACCTGGAGGCGACTACAACAACGCCCTGGTGGAGATAACCGCCGAGGGCTCCCGCATTGCGTACCGGCAGAGAACACCTATCCCGGTGGGAATGTGGCGGCCGTGGGACGATGCCAGCGCCGTGCCACAGTGGATCAGCCAACCCGGCACCGTAGCCGTGGCAGGCCGTCAAGCGGCCGTCCTGGTCTGCTATGAAGCCCTGCTGGTCTGGCCGGTACTGCATTCCGTCCTGGATCAGCCGGAGCTGTTCGTTTCAATCGCCAGTACCTGGTGGGCTCCAGAGTCCATTCACCGTTCACAGCGTCACGCCATGCAGTCATGGGCGCGACTGTTCCAGATCCCGTTAGTGGAGGCCTACAACCTATGA
- a CDS encoding DNA topoisomerase 3 — translation MRLFIAEKPELGRAIAEAIGNGQKDGGCIRCGNGDVVTWCFGHLLTLTDPEDHDPNAKQWSMESLPLRWPVEHKPIGDKESQIKLIQKLAGQASEIVHAGDPDDEGQLLVDEVLDYIGNNKPVRRILINDLNKKIVQKALANLRDNSEFFGLYQSALARSVSDQVYGYNLTRAYTLAGRAAGATQVLSVGRVQTPILGLVVRRDRAHESHSAHNYYDLMARFAGDGGAFTAKHRPADGAPVDDKGRVLDETYAANLVQAVKGQPATVTSANTEEKEAAAPLPYNLLNLQADASRKFGFSPDKTLKLTQSLREKHRLITYNRSDCEYLSDEQHDDAPAVLAAIAQTAPVLAKAAQSGDPAIKSRAFNSKNVSAHHAIIPTENTADLAKLSDDEGKLYLLIARAYIAQFWPKHAYRETTIDLEVSGYAFRTTSRVTTLEGWKKLYARDTDNDEVHQDDADSTDNLEWVTTSTTLTCEDATSEKKQTKPPARYTMATLLKDLARVAKYVTDPKIRQLLLAKDQEKKGEHGGIGTPATRSAIIEQLMKRGFIAEQSKKVISTELGREFHDLLPESATAPDMTALWHEQQEQIKAGQMTMQQFVDGVAEHIAQEIERIKTEGVKVTAAVGPECPTCGNGSLQRRKGKSGFFWGCSAYPDCKATFPDKRGKPDFNAKKKEAPAPSSEHLCPKCSKGLIRRAGKKKGSYWWGCSGFPACDFRAFDNKGKPEVKE, via the coding sequence ATGCGCTTGTTTATCGCAGAGAAACCAGAGCTTGGCCGGGCTATTGCCGAGGCCATAGGTAACGGCCAGAAAGATGGTGGCTGTATCCGTTGTGGGAATGGTGATGTTGTTACCTGGTGCTTTGGCCACCTGCTGACACTGACCGACCCGGAAGACCACGACCCTAACGCCAAACAGTGGAGCATGGAAAGCCTGCCACTTCGCTGGCCGGTAGAGCATAAGCCGATTGGTGATAAGGAATCACAGATCAAGCTGATTCAGAAGCTGGCCGGGCAGGCTTCGGAAATCGTCCACGCTGGAGATCCCGACGACGAGGGCCAGCTTTTGGTGGATGAAGTCCTGGATTACATCGGCAACAACAAGCCGGTGCGGCGGATCTTGATTAACGACCTGAATAAGAAAATCGTCCAGAAGGCGCTGGCCAACTTGCGCGACAACAGCGAGTTTTTCGGGCTTTACCAGAGCGCCCTGGCCCGTTCTGTATCCGACCAGGTTTATGGTTACAACCTGACCCGCGCCTATACCCTGGCAGGCCGCGCAGCCGGAGCCACACAAGTGCTTTCGGTTGGCCGTGTGCAAACCCCCATCCTTGGCCTGGTAGTGCGTCGAGATCGAGCGCACGAAAGCCACAGCGCCCATAACTACTATGACCTTATGGCGCGCTTTGCTGGTGACGGTGGAGCCTTCACCGCGAAGCACCGCCCGGCAGATGGTGCCCCGGTTGATGACAAGGGCCGCGTCCTGGACGAAACCTATGCCGCTAACCTGGTGCAAGCAGTGAAGGGCCAGCCCGCCACTGTCACCAGTGCAAACACCGAAGAAAAAGAGGCGGCCGCGCCACTGCCTTACAACCTGCTGAACCTGCAAGCGGACGCTTCCCGGAAGTTCGGATTTTCCCCGGACAAAACTTTGAAGCTGACCCAATCGCTCAGGGAGAAGCACCGCCTTATTACTTATAACCGCAGTGATTGCGAATATCTGTCTGACGAGCAGCACGACGACGCCCCGGCTGTTCTGGCTGCCATTGCCCAAACTGCCCCGGTATTGGCCAAAGCGGCACAGTCTGGAGATCCGGCAATTAAGAGCCGAGCGTTCAACTCCAAAAACGTGAGTGCCCACCATGCCATTATCCCAACTGAAAACACGGCAGACCTGGCAAAACTCAGCGATGACGAAGGCAAGCTGTATTTGTTGATTGCCCGCGCCTATATCGCTCAGTTCTGGCCAAAACATGCTTACCGCGAAACCACCATTGACCTGGAAGTTTCCGGGTATGCGTTTCGCACCACTTCCCGCGTTACCACCCTGGAAGGCTGGAAAAAACTGTATGCCCGCGATACCGACAATGACGAGGTACACCAGGACGATGCAGACAGCACCGATAACCTGGAATGGGTGACAACCAGCACAACGCTAACGTGTGAAGACGCTACCAGCGAGAAGAAACAAACCAAGCCGCCCGCCCGTTACACAATGGCCACCCTGCTGAAAGACCTGGCCCGTGTCGCCAAGTATGTGACCGATCCCAAGATTCGGCAGTTGCTGCTGGCCAAAGATCAGGAGAAGAAGGGCGAGCATGGCGGCATTGGAACACCGGCCACCCGAAGCGCGATTATCGAACAACTGATGAAGCGCGGATTTATTGCCGAGCAGAGCAAGAAGGTAATCAGTACCGAGCTGGGCCGCGAGTTCCACGACCTGCTGCCGGAGAGTGCCACCGCGCCGGATATGACCGCCCTTTGGCATGAGCAGCAAGAGCAGATCAAAGCTGGCCAGATGACCATGCAGCAATTCGTGGACGGCGTAGCGGAACACATTGCCCAGGAGATCGAGCGAATCAAAACAGAAGGCGTCAAGGTGACGGCTGCCGTTGGGCCGGAGTGCCCAACTTGCGGAAATGGCAGCCTGCAACGTCGCAAGGGCAAGAGCGGTTTCTTTTGGGGCTGTAGTGCATACCCCGACTGTAAAGCCACATTCCCGGATAAGCGGGGCAAACCTGACTTTAACGCCAAAAAGAAAGAGGCTCCGGCACCGTCAAGCGAACACTTATGCCCGAAGTGCAGCAAGGGCTTGATCCGTCGCGCTGGAAAGAAAAAGGGCAGTTACTGGTGGGGCTGTAGTGGCTTCCCCGCTTGCGACTTCCGGGCCTTCGACAACAAGGGCAAACCGGAGGTTAAAGAGTAA
- the traF gene encoding conjugative transfer signal peptidase TraF — MKIPTFRLALALVATVTVGGLIAGHSYGLRWNKTASLPPGIYQVTEAAPSEIERGSMVMFCPEQSEVQLEARERGYLPWGFACPGGFAPLFKIAMAMPGDVVEATPAGITINGQPVANSSRLEADSEGRALPPLPTSGEVPPGMVWLLSDYAPRSWDSRYFGPVPVDTVYGLARPVWTVE, encoded by the coding sequence ATGAAGATCCCAACTTTTCGCTTGGCGCTTGCCCTGGTGGCCACTGTAACGGTTGGCGGGCTGATAGCAGGGCACAGCTATGGCCTGCGCTGGAATAAGACCGCATCGCTTCCCCCAGGGATTTACCAGGTCACGGAGGCCGCCCCGTCCGAGATCGAGCGCGGCAGCATGGTTATGTTCTGCCCGGAGCAATCAGAGGTGCAGTTAGAGGCCCGCGAGCGCGGTTATTTGCCGTGGGGCTTTGCTTGCCCTGGTGGCTTTGCCCCCTTGTTCAAAATCGCTATGGCAATGCCTGGTGATGTTGTAGAGGCAACCCCGGCCGGTATCACGATCAACGGCCAGCCGGTTGCCAACTCCAGCCGCCTGGAGGCTGACAGCGAGGGCAGGGCGCTGCCACCGCTGCCGACTTCTGGCGAAGTTCCCCCCGGCATGGTCTGGCTGTTGTCGGACTACGCCCCCCGTTCATGGGATTCACGCTATTTCGGGCCGGTGCCAGTGGACACCGTTTATGGCCTGGCCCGTCCGGTTTGGACGGTTGAGTAA
- a CDS encoding type IV secretory system conjugative DNA transfer family protein, which yields MSETIGSAAPKKQGNTLKRVLINAGIFIGLLLVASSVTTQYLAAAFDYHEALGNPVAGKFYLPWSWAGWAWAWWATHTDLMQRAVTIFTAGSTVALVVYALGIVFSSRKAEAIEGLHGTAHWASKKEIQDGGLLPKDKKKPSEGVYVGAWKDEKTGKLHYLRHNGPEHVLAFAPTRSGKGVGLVLPTLLSWKGSVLCYDIKGENWALTAGWRKNYAGNKVMKFDPAATDGSSVAFNPLEEIRIGEDQEVGDTQNVATMLVDPDGKGLVDHWSKTSHALLTGAILHCCYAVKAEEGRSATLADVGSLLANPEMTIEQVLEHMLEYQHLGEKPHPLVAQEARAMLNKDERELSSVVSTAISYLTLYRDPIVAKNTSRSDFRIHDLMNDEDPVSLYLVVRPSDADRLRPLIRLLITQIVRRLTEKMDFEDGRSVAHYKHRLLLLIDEFASLKRLTVMEEALAFMAGYGLKAYLIVQDLQQITGAYGREEGLVGNCHVRIAYAPNKIETAELLSRMSGQTTVIRKQTTVSGKRFGYMLGQVSESMQEVQRPLITADEAMRLPAAIKDSNDKITEPGHMLIFVAGHAAVYGRQILYFRDATFQARAKVPAPKVSDRTRFPALTAEASEPEFKLA from the coding sequence ATGAGCGAAACGATAGGTTCAGCGGCACCAAAAAAACAGGGCAACACCCTGAAACGAGTGCTGATAAACGCGGGAATTTTCATTGGGCTGCTGCTAGTGGCCAGCTCAGTGACTACGCAATACCTGGCTGCTGCATTTGACTATCACGAAGCACTAGGAAACCCGGTGGCGGGCAAGTTTTATCTGCCCTGGTCATGGGCGGGCTGGGCATGGGCCTGGTGGGCTACTCACACCGACCTGATGCAGCGGGCAGTGACGATTTTCACCGCTGGCAGCACGGTTGCCCTGGTCGTCTATGCGCTTGGCATTGTGTTCAGTTCTCGCAAGGCGGAGGCCATCGAGGGGCTGCACGGCACCGCGCATTGGGCAAGCAAGAAGGAGATCCAGGACGGCGGATTGTTGCCGAAAGACAAGAAGAAGCCGAGCGAAGGCGTCTATGTCGGTGCCTGGAAGGACGAGAAAACCGGCAAGCTGCATTACTTACGCCACAACGGCCCGGAACACGTCCTGGCGTTTGCGCCGACCCGAAGCGGTAAAGGCGTGGGCCTTGTATTGCCGACCCTACTTAGCTGGAAAGGCAGCGTTCTGTGCTACGACATTAAGGGCGAAAACTGGGCACTGACCGCAGGCTGGCGGAAGAACTACGCGGGCAACAAGGTAATGAAGTTCGACCCGGCCGCTACTGATGGCTCCAGTGTCGCTTTCAATCCCCTGGAAGAAATCCGTATTGGTGAAGATCAGGAGGTTGGCGACACTCAGAACGTGGCCACCATGCTGGTAGATCCAGACGGTAAAGGCCTGGTCGATCACTGGTCTAAAACCAGTCATGCACTGCTGACCGGGGCAATCCTGCATTGCTGCTATGCAGTTAAAGCCGAAGAAGGGCGCAGCGCCACCCTGGCAGACGTTGGTTCATTGCTGGCCAATCCAGAAATGACCATCGAACAGGTACTGGAACACATGCTGGAGTACCAGCACCTTGGGGAAAAACCGCATCCACTGGTTGCACAAGAAGCGCGGGCAATGCTCAACAAAGACGAGCGCGAGCTGTCCAGCGTGGTTTCCACCGCTATCAGCTACCTGACCCTTTACCGTGACCCAATCGTTGCCAAAAACACCAGCCGCAGCGACTTCCGCATTCACGACCTGATGAACGATGAAGACCCGGTATCGCTTTACTTGGTTGTTCGTCCGTCCGATGCCGACCGTTTGCGTCCGCTGATTCGCCTGCTGATTACCCAAATTGTTCGCCGCCTGACTGAAAAGATGGACTTCGAGGACGGCCGCAGCGTGGCCCACTATAAGCACCGCCTGCTGCTGCTAATTGACGAGTTCGCCAGCCTCAAGCGCCTGACAGTGATGGAAGAAGCCCTGGCCTTCATGGCCGGTTACGGGCTCAAAGCCTATTTGATTGTTCAGGATCTCCAGCAAATCACTGGAGCCTATGGCCGTGAAGAAGGCCTGGTAGGTAACTGTCATGTGCGAATTGCCTACGCGCCTAACAAGATCGAAACGGCCGAGCTGCTTTCTCGCATGAGCGGGCAGACCACGGTAATACGCAAACAAACAACGGTATCCGGCAAACGATTCGGCTACATGCTGGGCCAAGTGAGCGAATCCATGCAGGAAGTGCAGCGCCCCCTGATTACTGCTGATGAAGCAATGCGCTTGCCTGCTGCTATCAAGGACAGCAACGACAAGATTACCGAGCCCGGCCACATGCTGATTTTCGTGGCTGGCCATGCGGCCGTTTACGGCCGTCAGATCCTGTATTTCCGTGATGCCACTTTCCAGGCACGGGCGAAAGTTCCCGCGCCGAAGGTGAGCGACCGCACCCGCTTTCCTGCCCTGACTGCCGAGGCGTCAGAGCCTGAATTTAAGCTGGCGTGA
- the traI gene encoding TraI/MobA(P) family conjugative relaxase: protein MIAKKAPRRKDNKSSFGALAKYIMREEKTNEEVEYSRITNCGFDSFDLAVKEIEATQARNTRSKADKTYHLIISFPAGERPTNDQLKDIEDEMCKAVGLGDHQRVSALHTDTDNVHLHVAINKIHPLSHRNVELLRDHYRIDEACSLLEERHGLQRDNRIDRTNSKERDSRETGRAGDMEAHSGLDSFKRWVKDRKEPLQQALEKATSWDELHKAFAAHDLEIRQRGAGLVVSARNQKAFTKASDLGREFSKGQLESKLGQYQEPTEQIRQQEPAESYRKPPQHDGAERSELWEKFQREKHETIAVKRQLLQAVKEQRQAELDRQRKDYAARKEAIKRDTLLKGKQKREVYQKLAKNHKARSAAAFQSYRQQVDKIHDTHQIKGWLEWLVDRATEGNTTALTMLRSAARRPQKGAERFAFMGSDQGQVFTPLEPTVQANGDVLYTVSGARIRDTGERLRLDADQGGDVAAAIRLAREKYGDHLSVDGDEKFKQAVVEAAVASGQAVTFADPAMEQRRQILQELVNAKTEGEKEREQEKGRADEVQAWINKRNETRLKTYDIMEHRKFTESDAGPAIYKGSRKISEGLTVGLYEKSGTMLVLPITERQAERFKRLPVGTPVKLNKRGHVQFQKQERGHGR from the coding sequence ATGATTGCTAAAAAGGCACCCAGGAGGAAAGACAATAAATCGAGTTTTGGCGCTTTGGCTAAATATATAATGCGTGAAGAAAAAACAAACGAAGAAGTGGAATATTCGCGCATAACAAATTGTGGGTTTGATTCCTTTGACTTGGCTGTTAAAGAAATAGAAGCAACTCAAGCCAGAAATACAAGATCAAAGGCCGATAAGACTTACCACCTTATAATATCTTTTCCTGCTGGCGAGCGACCGACTAATGACCAGCTAAAAGATATTGAAGATGAAATGTGTAAGGCTGTTGGTTTAGGGGATCACCAGCGGGTTAGTGCTTTGCATACCGATACGGATAATGTCCATCTTCATGTTGCAATAAATAAGATCCACCCGCTTAGTCATCGGAATGTCGAGCTATTGCGCGATCACTACAGGATTGATGAAGCGTGTTCCTTGCTGGAAGAAAGGCACGGGCTCCAGCGTGATAATCGGATAGACCGGACTAACTCCAAAGAAAGGGATTCCCGCGAAACTGGCAGGGCCGGAGATATGGAGGCGCATTCTGGTCTGGATTCATTCAAGCGATGGGTCAAGGACAGAAAGGAGCCATTGCAGCAAGCCCTGGAGAAAGCAACAAGCTGGGACGAGCTGCACAAAGCCTTTGCAGCGCATGATTTAGAGATCCGGCAACGTGGGGCCGGGCTTGTTGTTTCTGCCAGGAATCAGAAAGCCTTTACTAAGGCCAGTGATTTAGGCCGCGAGTTCAGCAAGGGGCAACTTGAATCAAAGTTGGGCCAATACCAGGAGCCAACCGAGCAGATCCGGCAGCAGGAGCCAGCGGAAAGCTATAGGAAGCCGCCGCAGCATGATGGAGCCGAGCGTTCCGAATTGTGGGAGAAGTTCCAGCGAGAGAAACACGAAACCATTGCCGTGAAAAGGCAGTTGCTCCAAGCAGTGAAGGAGCAGCGCCAGGCCGAGCTGGACAGGCAGCGCAAGGACTACGCCGCCCGAAAGGAAGCAATTAAGCGAGACACGCTATTGAAGGGCAAGCAGAAGCGGGAGGTTTACCAAAAGCTGGCCAAGAACCACAAGGCCCGCAGCGCGGCCGCGTTTCAATCGTACCGGCAGCAGGTGGACAAGATCCACGACACCCACCAGATCAAGGGCTGGCTGGAATGGCTGGTTGACCGGGCAACCGAGGGCAACACCACGGCATTGACCATGCTCCGATCAGCAGCCCGGCGACCACAGAAAGGAGCCGAACGGTTTGCCTTCATGGGCAGCGACCAGGGGCAGGTATTCACGCCGCTGGAGCCCACAGTTCAAGCGAACGGTGACGTTCTTTATACCGTTAGTGGCGCGAGGATACGCGACACAGGGGAGCGGCTGCGCCTCGATGCTGACCAGGGCGGTGACGTAGCCGCCGCCATCCGGCTGGCCCGTGAGAAGTACGGCGACCACTTGAGTGTTGATGGTGACGAGAAGTTCAAGCAGGCCGTGGTGGAGGCTGCTGTAGCCAGTGGCCAGGCGGTGACGTTTGCAGATCCGGCGATGGAGCAACGGCGACAGATTTTGCAGGAGCTGGTTAACGCCAAAACAGAAGGGGAGAAGGAGCGCGAGCAGGAAAAGGGCAGGGCAGACGAGGTTCAGGCCTGGATCAACAAGAGAAACGAGACACGCCTAAAAACTTACGATATAATGGAACATCGAAAGTTCACCGAATCCGACGCGGGGCCAGCAATCTACAAGGGTTCGCGCAAAATTTCGGAGGGGCTAACAGTTGGTTTATATGAGAAGTCCGGCACCATGCTGGTGCTACCCATAACAGAGCGGCAAGCCGAGCGATTCAAGCGGCTGCCAGTTGGTACGCCCGTCAAGCTGAATAAGCGCGGGCATGTGCAATTCCAGAAGCAAGAGAGAGGGCACGGAAGATGA
- a CDS encoding plasmid mobilization protein codes for MGSETRVRNCRLTLRFSEDELARATEMANQCDLGLSTYLREVGLGYEPKSTIDSQAVAQLAHLHGDLGRVGGLLKMWLSDNSKSGYGRSLNIPELVDRLLSLQQEIGEVVRKL; via the coding sequence ATGGGATCAGAAACACGAGTTAGAAATTGCCGCCTTACTCTCCGGTTTAGTGAAGACGAGCTGGCAAGAGCAACAGAAATGGCTAATCAGTGCGACCTTGGATTGTCTACTTATCTGCGCGAGGTCGGTTTAGGCTATGAGCCTAAAAGCACTATTGATTCCCAGGCGGTTGCCCAGCTTGCCCACCTTCATGGTGATTTAGGCCGCGTCGGTGGCCTGCTAAAAATGTGGCTTTCTGATAATTCAAAATCAGGCTATGGCCGTAGTCTTAATATACCAGAATTGGTTGATAGACTCCTTAGCTTGCAGCAAGAAATAGGCGAAGTGGTGCGGAAATTATGA
- a CDS encoding TraK family protein, translating to MNLTDELRKSPPPRQRGQGRQAFLARRSEIEQAISEGFSSAEVWQHLHDKGVMPIQYRQFVRYVDRYILSKQSEAKPTTEPEVATKKESEVSPRKTSEPIKKPDEVSRRFEHNAKGKSKEDLI from the coding sequence ATGAACCTGACTGATGAACTGAGAAAATCGCCCCCTCCCCGACAACGGGGCCAGGGCCGCCAGGCCTTCCTAGCCAGGCGAAGCGAGATTGAACAGGCAATCAGTGAAGGGTTTTCTTCCGCTGAGGTTTGGCAACATCTGCATGACAAAGGTGTGATGCCAATACAGTACCGGCAGTTTGTCAGATATGTAGATCGCTACATTCTGAGCAAACAGTCAGAAGCAAAGCCCACCACTGAGCCAGAAGTAGCAACAAAGAAAGAAAGCGAGGTTAGCCCAAGGAAGACAAGCGAACCCATAAAGAAACCAGATGAAGTTAGTAGGCGATTTGAACACAACGCCAAAGGCAAATCTAAAGAAGACTTGATTTAA
- a CDS encoding nucleotide-binding protein, with protein MAKAHFTLQGKGGVGKSLVSALIAQHRHENGIPLICVDTDPVNATFAGYTAFDVQRVELMNGNKIDESEFDRLMEMIAENPNSEIVIDNGASSFIPLSSYLVENQAIELLQSMGHQIVVHPVITGGQALMDTLTGFDSLANQFPETAEIVVWLNQYFGDIAQDGKTFEQMKVYQNHKSRVNGIITIAKQSDLFGRDVKAMLEARQTFDQAMKSENYNFMSKNRLRMMKQHLFEQMDLVLGLPVKSAKKEKATNAD; from the coding sequence ATGGCAAAAGCACATTTTACACTTCAAGGAAAAGGCGGCGTCGGTAAATCACTTGTTTCCGCTCTTATCGCCCAGCACCGGCATGAAAATGGTATTCCGTTAATCTGCGTGGATACTGATCCAGTCAATGCCACCTTTGCCGGTTATACTGCTTTCGATGTTCAGCGCGTCGAACTTATGAACGGAAACAAAATTGATGAATCAGAATTTGACCGACTCATGGAAATGATCGCGGAAAACCCAAATTCTGAAATTGTTATTGATAACGGCGCGTCGTCCTTTATTCCTCTGTCCAGCTACTTGGTAGAGAACCAGGCTATTGAACTTCTGCAAAGCATGGGGCATCAGATTGTTGTCCATCCGGTAATCACTGGCGGCCAGGCGCTCATGGATACCCTGACGGGTTTTGACTCGCTGGCTAATCAATTCCCGGAAACTGCGGAAATCGTCGTATGGCTTAACCAGTATTTTGGCGATATTGCACAAGATGGAAAAACCTTTGAGCAAATGAAGGTTTACCAAAATCACAAGTCTCGCGTGAATGGCATTATCACGATTGCAAAGCAATCGGATCTGTTCGGCCGGGACGTTAAAGCCATGCTGGAAGCTCGCCAGACGTTTGACCAGGCGATGAAGTCAGAAAACTATAACTTTATGTCGAAGAACCGACTTCGCATGATGAAACAGCACCTGTTTGAACAAATGGATCTTGTCCTGGGGCTGCCAGTTAAATCAGCCAAAAAGGAGAAAGCCACAAATGCCGATTGA
- a CDS encoding DNA-binding protein, with translation MEINNEIRSRIIAAAEQLFTEADRERFPTVDQVRRAARADMNTTSAVMKEWRRQQTAAPASIAVEVPARIQEVFQGALVEAWQEAQDMANESLHAAQQAWDAERTEAEDLRREMADAYEAQALELETAKQQLAEAQAESLAAEQIRQEQAQDLDELAARIKDLETKLMDAERRGEDKAQRIEELRAELTQEKAHAEQQDQTHRQELEAIRQKLEQQAAEQAEKLATVQQQRDQATQELATVQARNEAQQEAAAERQATATAEIRRLTAELVKVSENADTREAWLKDQLEKALAAIKKPQAEKKPAAPRKRSAPKKAASQKPTAAEDQQKGEE, from the coding sequence ATGGAAATCAACAACGAGATCCGCAGCCGCATCATTGCCGCCGCCGAGCAGCTTTTCACCGAAGCCGACCGCGAGCGGTTCCCCACCGTTGACCAGGTACGCCGGGCAGCCCGTGCCGACATGAACACAACCAGCGCCGTGATGAAGGAATGGCGTAGACAGCAGACCGCCGCCCCTGCATCCATTGCAGTAGAGGTGCCCGCCCGTATTCAGGAGGTTTTCCAAGGTGCTTTGGTGGAAGCCTGGCAAGAGGCCCAGGACATGGCCAACGAGTCACTACACGCCGCACAGCAGGCATGGGACGCCGAGCGTACAGAGGCCGAGGATTTGCGCCGGGAAATGGCGGACGCCTACGAGGCGCAAGCCCTGGAGCTGGAAACCGCCAAACAGCAGTTGGCCGAGGCCCAGGCCGAAAGCCTGGCCGCCGAGCAGATCCGGCAGGAGCAAGCCCAAGACCTGGACGAGCTGGCCGCCAGAATCAAAGACCTGGAAACCAAGCTGATGGACGCAGAGCGCCGAGGCGAAGACAAGGCCCAGCGCATCGAGGAGCTACGCGCCGAGCTGACCCAGGAGAAGGCACACGCCGAACAGCAGGATCAGACGCACCGGCAGGAGCTGGAGGCGATCCGTCAGAAGCTGGAGCAGCAGGCCGCCGAACAGGCCGAAAAGCTGGCCACAGTTCAACAGCAGCGCGACCAGGCTACGCAAGAGCTGGCAACTGTTCAGGCCCGCAATGAGGCGCAACAGGAAGCCGCAGCAGAACGACAAGCCACCGCAACCGCAGAGATCCGCCGCCTGACCGCCGAGCTGGTGAAGGTGTCCGAGAACGCCGATACACGGGAAGCCTGGCTGAAAGACCAGCTAGAAAAAGCCCTGGCTGCCATCAAGAAGCCCCAGGCCGAGAAGAAACCGGCCGCACCCCGTAAACGCAGCGCACCGAAGAAAGCCGCGAGCCAGAAGCCCACGGCAGCAGAGGATCAGCAGAAGGGCGAGGAATAA
- a CDS encoding DNA-directed RNA polymerase subunit alpha C-terminal domain-containing protein: protein MPNEPEDRPYAELVAMLPGGRPAWTVGLSDRATHALVRDGWTLERLKAAAHNGTDLGRIPNVGRKVANEIREWLEVNAK from the coding sequence ATGCCGAACGAACCCGAAGACCGACCCTATGCCGAACTGGTGGCCATGCTACCAGGTGGCCGCCCTGCCTGGACGGTAGGCTTGTCCGACCGTGCGACCCATGCCCTGGTGCGTGATGGCTGGACACTGGAAAGACTCAAGGCAGCAGCGCACAATGGCACGGATTTAGGCCGCATCCCGAACGTGGGCCGCAAGGTGGCCAACGAAATCAGGGAATGGCTGGAGGTGAACGCCAAATGA